One Xiphophorus hellerii strain 12219 chromosome 24, Xiphophorus_hellerii-4.1, whole genome shotgun sequence DNA window includes the following coding sequences:
- the LOC116716239 gene encoding ADP-ribosylation factor-like protein 4C: protein MGTSLSSLSSLAAFQSLHIVMLGLDSAGKTTVLYRLKFNEFVNTVPTIGFNTERIRLGGPGASRGISCHFWDVGGQEKLRPLWKPYSRCTDGIVYVVDSVDAERLEEARAELHRITRFQENQGTPLLVIANKQDLPRALDVGDIERQLALSELSPSTSYHVQPACAIIGEGLDEGMDTLYEMIVKRRKTLKQRKKK, encoded by the coding sequence ATGGGGACCAGTTTGTCCAGTCTGTCCAGTCTGGCAGCCTTCCAGTCGCTGCACATCGTCATGCTGGGTCTGGACTCTGCCGGGAAGACCACCGTCCTCTACCGGCTCAAATTCAACGAGTTCGTCAACACGGTTCCCACCATCGGCTTCAACACGGAGCGGATCCGGCTGGGCGGCCCGGGCGCCTCCCGGGGCATCAGCTGCCACTTCTGGGACGTCGGGGGCCAGGAGAAGCTGCGGCCCCTGTGGAAGCCCTACAGCCGCTGCACGGACGGCATCGTGTACGTGGTGGACTCCGTGGACGCGGAGCGGCTGGAGGAGGCCCGCGCCGAGCTGCACCGGATCACCCGCTTCCAGGAGAACCAGGGGACCCCGCTGCTGGTCATCGCCAACAAGCAGGACCTGCCGCGGGCCCTGGACGTGGGGGACATCGAGAGGCAGCTGGCCCTGTCCGAGCTGAGCCCGTCCACGTCGTACCACGTCCAGCCGGCCTGCGCCATCATCGGAGAGGGGCTGGACGAGGGCATGGACACGCTGTATGAGATGAtagtgaagaggaggaagactctgaagcagaggaagaagaagtaA